Proteins encoded by one window of Leopardus geoffroyi isolate Oge1 chromosome X, O.geoffroyi_Oge1_pat1.0, whole genome shotgun sequence:
- the LOC123594016 gene encoding EKC/KEOPS complex subunit LAGE3-like: protein MEAADAAAGCEAGGADNARDGQGGQEGQEGQGGGLGHGLGGADAEAAVAGEAPRVPRPPHAPGPGGDALSTAGRPETRIHTFALGVAFPSQLEAEIACASFAPYRELCGCLVEQQLTVFGSVLAIRWRAENPFLLRISIINFLDQLCVVIRTMQRFLFPVPAKPALARGG, encoded by the exons ATGGAGGCGGCAGACGCAGCCGCAGGCTGCGAGGCGGGCGGCGCCGACAACGCCCGGGACGGCCAGGGGGGCCAGGAGGGCCAGGAGGGCCAGGGAGGCGGCCTCGGCCATGGCCTCGGAGGCGCGGACGCGGAGGCCGCGGTCGCTGGCGAGGCTCCGCGTGTCCCGCGACCACCTCACGCCCCGGGGCCAGGCGGAGATGCCCTCTCCACGGCCGGAAGGCCGGAAACCCGAATACACACTTT CGCCCTCGGCGTGGCTTTCCCGTCCCAGTTGGAGGCGGAGATCGCCTGTGCGTCTTTCGCCCCATATCGGGAACTGTGTGGATGCCTTGTGGAGCAGCAGCTCACTGTGTTCGGCAGCGTCCTGGCCAT CCGCTGGAGAGCCGAAAACCCTTTCCTCCTCCGAATTTCCATCATCAACTTTCTTGACCAGCTTTGCGTGGTGATTCGGACCATGCAGCGCTTCCTGTTCCCGGTTCCCGCTAAGCCTGCGCTGGCGAGAGGGGGCTAA
- the LOC123594012 gene encoding cancer/testis antigen 1-like gives MEATDRGAGGGAGGPEGQRGPGDRGVPDGPGGHEGPGGGGEGEECAAARAAPRVAQAPCAPVPGAAAVPGLGGHPLPGPGGQGGPTAGGPGSRPLQFYVTMPFPSPTEAQVAHQCLATQGQPQVGAVGKEFTVSGNVLVIRLTAEDPGQLQVSIASCLDQLSLLVSTMQRFVPPFFRLPEPGKRG, from the exons ATGGAGGCCACAGATCGAGGCGCAGGCGGTGGGGCCGGCGGTCCCGAGGGTCAGCGTGGCCCGGGAGACCGCGGTGTCCCAGATGGCCCCGGAGGCCACGAGGGCCCCGGCGGAGGTGGTGAGGGAGAGGAGTGTGCCGCGGCCCGTGCGGCCCCGCGGGTCGCGCAGGCGCCATGTGCTCCCGTCCCCGGCGCAGCTGCCGTGCCAGGGCTTGGCGGACACCCTTTGCCGGGACCCGGTGGGCAAGGCGGGCCCACAGCCGGAGGGCCGGGGAGCCGGCCGCTGCAGTT CTACGTCACCATGCCTTTCCCGTCACCCACGGAGGCACAGGTGGCCCACCAGTGTCTGGCGACACAGGGCCAGCCCCAGGTCGGGGCAGTTGGGAAGGAGTTCACGGTATCCGGCAACGTCCTAGTTAT CCGACTGACTGCCGAAGACCCTGGCCAACTCCAGGTTTCCATCGCCTCCTGTCTTGACCAGCTTTCCCTGTTGGTTTCGACCATGCAGCGCTTCGTGCCCCCGTTTTTCAGACTGCCGGAGCCAGGCAAAAGGGGCTAA
- the LOC123594008 gene encoding LOW QUALITY PROTEIN: olfactory receptor 3A3-like (The sequence of the model RefSeq protein was modified relative to this genomic sequence to represent the inferred CDS: deleted 1 base in 1 codon) has translation MDSRLHTPMYDFLVNLSLLDTAYISSTGPQVLEHLLAAVRTVPYCACLPQIFFLHFLAPWECFLLTAMAYDRYAAIGRPPHHLVLMGRRRTRAGMASTSRLLALADAVAHTVLAAPLRFCGPRLITHFSCGLPPLTGLSCSSTWASELALFVFSFVLALAARAPVAISCVRVVAAILRIHSAEGRREAFSTCGAHTTVVCIFYIAPVLCYILPSSACSGLRDRVLPVPYVVLTPMLNPVIYSMRNKEVKRALFKALGKESASWAPVTSNQRGVSPAQEFLTSECAPSARCLSVSTCSTPHPRRTLDAVWIPPCTMYYTKAPILLWTRARL, from the exons ATGGACTCCCGACTCCACACTCCCATGTACGACTTCTTAGTCAACCTCTCACTGCTGGACACTGCCTATATCTCCAGCACGGGGCCTCAGGTGCTGGAACACCTGCTGGCAGCAGTGCGGACCGTGCCCTATTGTGCTTGTCTTCCccagatcttctttctccacttccTGGCTCCCTGGGAGTGCTTCCTGCTCACagccatggcctatgaccgctatgcaGCCATCGGCCGGCCACCGCACCACCTAGTCCTCATGGGCCGTCGG CGGACCCGGGCAGGAATGGCTTCCACCTCCCGCCTGCTTGCCTTGGCCGATGCGGTCGCCCACACCGTCCTTGCAGCTCCACTGAGGTTCTGCGGGCCTCGCCTCATCACCCACTTCTCCTGTGGCCTCCCTCCACTGACCGGACTCTCTTGCTCAAGCACGTGGGCCAGCGAACTTGCCCTGTTCGTCTTCAGTTTCGTGCTGGCTCTTGCAGCCCGTGCCCCGGTTGCGATCTCCTGTGTACGTGTTGTGGCTGCGATTCTCAGGATTCACTCCGCTGAGGGCCGAAGAGAAGCCTTTTCCACCTGTGGTGCTCACACCACCGTGGTCTGCATTTTCTACATCGCTCCAGTCCTCTGCTACATCCTCCCCAGCTCCGCGTGCTCTGGCTTGCGGGACCGGGTGCTCCCTGTGCCGTACGTCGTCCTCACCCCCATGCTCAACCCCGTCATCTACAGCATGCGAAACAAGGAGGTGAAGAGGGCTTTGTTCAAGGCCCTCGGGAAAGAAAGTGCCTCCTGGGCACCGGTCACATCAAATCAACGAGGAGTGTCCCCGGCTCAGGAGTTTCTCACATCCGAATGTGCTCCCAGTGCGAGGTGCCTGTCAGTCTCCACCTGCTCCACACCCCACCCTCGTCGCACACTGGATGCCGTATGGATCCCTCCCTGTACAATGTATTACACGAAGGCACCAATTTTGCTGTGGACCAGAGCCAGGCTGTGA
- the LOC123594011 gene encoding cancer/testis antigen 1-like isoform X1 — MEATDRGAGGGAGGPEGQRGPGDRGVPDGPGGHEGPGGGGEGEECAAARAAPRVAQAPCAPVPGAAAVPGLGGHPLPGPGGQGGPTAGGPGSRPLQFYVTMPFPSPTEAQVAHQCLATQGQPQVGAVRKEFTVSGNVLVIRLTAEDPGQLQVSIASCLDQLSLLVSTMQRFVPPFFRLPEPGKRG; from the exons ATGGAGGCCACAGATCGAGGCGCAGGCGGTGGGGCCGGCGGTCCCGAGGGTCAGCGTGGCCCGGGAGACCGCGGTGTCCCAGATGGCCCCGGAGGCCACGAGGGCCCCGGCGGAGGTGGTGAGGGAGAGGAGTGTGCCGCGGCCCGTGCGGCCCCGCGGGTCGCGCAGGCGCCATGTGCTCCCGTCCCCGGCGCAGCTGCCGTGCCAGGGCTTGGCGGACACCCTTTGCCGGGACCCGGTGGGCAAGGCGGGCCCACAGCCGGAGGGCCGGGGAGCCGGCCGCTGCAGTT CTACGTCACCATGCCTTTCCCGTCACCCACGGAGGCACAGGTGGCCCACCAGTGTCTGGCGACACAGGGCCAGCCCCAGGTCGGGGCAGTTCGGAAGGAGTTCACGGTATCCGGCAACGTCCTAGTTAT CCGACTGACTGCCGAAGACCCTGGCCAACTCCAGGTTTCCATCGCCTCCTGTCTTGACCAGCTTTCCCTGTTGGTTTCGACCATGCAGCGCTTCGTGCCCCCGTTTTTCAGACTGCCGGAGCCAGGCAAAAGGGGCTAA
- the LOC123594011 gene encoding cancer/testis antigen 1-like isoform X2 has protein sequence MEATDRGAGGGAGGPEGQRGPGDRGVPDGPGGHEGPGGGGEGEECAAARAAPRVAQAPCAPVPGAAAVPGLGGHPLPGPGGQGGPTAGGPGSRPLQFYVTMPFPSPTEAQVAHQCLATQGQPQVGAVRKEFTPTDCRRPWPTPGFHRLLS, from the exons ATGGAGGCCACAGATCGAGGCGCAGGCGGTGGGGCCGGCGGTCCCGAGGGTCAGCGTGGCCCGGGAGACCGCGGTGTCCCAGATGGCCCCGGAGGCCACGAGGGCCCCGGCGGAGGTGGTGAGGGAGAGGAGTGTGCCGCGGCCCGTGCGGCCCCGCGGGTCGCGCAGGCGCCATGTGCTCCCGTCCCCGGCGCAGCTGCCGTGCCAGGGCTTGGCGGACACCCTTTGCCGGGACCCGGTGGGCAAGGCGGGCCCACAGCCGGAGGGCCGGGGAGCCGGCCGCTGCAGTT CTACGTCACCATGCCTTTCCCGTCACCCACGGAGGCACAGGTGGCCCACCAGTGTCTGGCGACACAGGGCCAGCCCCAGGTCGGGGCAGTTCGGAAGGAGTTCACG CCGACTGACTGCCGAAGACCCTGGCCAACTCCAGGTTTCCATCGCCTCCTGTCTTGA